A stretch of the Papaver somniferum cultivar HN1 chromosome 6, ASM357369v1, whole genome shotgun sequence genome encodes the following:
- the LOC113286381 gene encoding S-norcoclaurine synthase 2-like isoform X2: MFERIDYVEGNGGLGTVLRLVYPPGTVPRTYKEKFVTIDKSRRLKEVQQMEGGYLDMGVSFYMDSFEIIEQVGCNSCTIKSTTKYEINDDELAKKVSPLISVDSLVNMARGISKYVLKKQNSRSSHKHDPKKKVHEHGHPSADEDKHVHGRDRSFHR; this comes from the exons ATGTTTGAGAGGATAGATTATGTGGAAGGAAATGGTGGTTTAGGTACTGTTCTTCGCCTTGTATATCCTCCAG GAACTGTTCCGCGAACTTACAAGGAGAAGTTTGTGACGATAGATAAGAGCAGACGTTTGAAAGAAGTGCAACAGATGGAAGGAGGATACTTAGACATGGGAGTATCATTCTACATGGATAGTTTCGAGATCATTGAGCAAGTCGGTTGTAATTCATGCACAATCAAATCGACTACCAAATATGAAATCAACGACGATGAACTTGCTAAGAAAGTTTCCCCTCTTATCAGTGTTGATTCACTTGTTAATATGGCTAGAGGCATCTCCAAATATGTTCTTAAGAAACAGAACAGTCGTTCTAGCCATAAACATGACCCTAAGAAAAAAGTGCATGAACATGGGCATCCCAGTGCCGATGAGGACAAACATGTACATGGGCGTGACCGTTCATTCCATCGTTAA
- the LOC113286381 gene encoding S-norcoclaurine synthase 2-like isoform X1: protein MRYELINEFDVNASADDVWEVYSSPNLPKLIVDLLPGMFERIDYVEGNGGLGTVLRLVYPPGTVPRTYKEKFVTIDKSRRLKEVQQMEGGYLDMGVSFYMDSFEIIEQVGCNSCTIKSTTKYEINDDELAKKVSPLISVDSLVNMARGISKYVLKKQNSRSSHKHDPKKKVHEHGHPSADEDKHVHGRDRSFHR, encoded by the exons ATGAGGTATGAGCTTATCAACGAATTCGACGTGAACGCATCAGCAGACGATGTATGGGAAGTTTATAGCTCTCCGAATCTTCCTAAACTAATTGTCGATTTACTTCCAGGTATGTTTGAGAGGATAGATTATGTGGAAGGAAATGGTGGTTTAGGTACTGTTCTTCGCCTTGTATATCCTCCAG GAACTGTTCCGCGAACTTACAAGGAGAAGTTTGTGACGATAGATAAGAGCAGACGTTTGAAAGAAGTGCAACAGATGGAAGGAGGATACTTAGACATGGGAGTATCATTCTACATGGATAGTTTCGAGATCATTGAGCAAGTCGGTTGTAATTCATGCACAATCAAATCGACTACCAAATATGAAATCAACGACGATGAACTTGCTAAGAAAGTTTCCCCTCTTATCAGTGTTGATTCACTTGTTAATATGGCTAGAGGCATCTCCAAATATGTTCTTAAGAAACAGAACAGTCGTTCTAGCCATAAACATGACCCTAAGAAAAAAGTGCATGAACATGGGCATCCCAGTGCCGATGAGGACAAACATGTACATGGGCGTGACCGTTCATTCCATCGTTAA